The following proteins are encoded in a genomic region of Tenacibaculum sp. 190524A05c:
- the tatA gene encoding twin-arginine translocase TatA/TatE family subunit, producing MNALTILLGIPGGYQIVIVLVVVLLLFGGKKIPELMKGLGSGIKEFKDATKEESSENKE from the coding sequence ATGAATGCATTAACTATATTATTAGGAATACCAGGAGGATATCAGATCGTAATTGTATTGGTTGTAGTACTTTTATTATTTGGTGGAAAGAAGATTCCTGAGCTAATGAAAGGATTAGGATCAGGTATCAAAGAATTTAAAGATGCAACAAAAGAAGAATCATCTGAAAATAAAGAATAA
- the ybeY gene encoding rRNA maturation RNase YbeY yields the protein MIAFNYETEFNLDNEEGTSKWIIDCTEDGGFEVGELNYIFCDDDYLHKINVEFLQHNTLTDIISFDYTMGKLISGDIFISVPRVKENADKFNVSFKEELHRVIIHGVLHYMGYKDKTDDEKQLMRDKENSCLKTLNL from the coding sequence ATGATAGCTTTTAATTACGAAACAGAATTCAACTTAGATAATGAAGAAGGTACATCAAAATGGATTATTGATTGTACTGAGGATGGTGGATTTGAAGTAGGGGAACTTAACTATATATTTTGTGATGATGATTATTTACACAAAATCAATGTAGAGTTTTTACAGCACAATACATTAACTGATATTATCAGTTTCGATTATACAATGGGAAAACTAATAAGCGGAGATATTTTCATCTCTGTTCCTAGAGTAAAAGAAAACGCGGATAAATTTAACGTCTCCTTTAAAGAAGAATTACATCGCGTAATAATTCATGGAGTTTTGCACTATATGGGTTATAAAGATAAAACCGATGATGAAAAACAATTAATGAGAGACAAAGAAAATAGTTGTTTAAAAACCTTAAATTTGTAG
- the rnr gene encoding ribonuclease R, producing MPKKKKIYKKKGKVIKDLTRKIFKVLNEDASKGFTYKQIADRYGINNTEGKNQIIRKLGELAANAKIIQIEKGKYKINEVRKYHIGTMDLTSNGNGYFICEDFEEDIFVPSVNLNKSLQNDLVRVYVYNKRKSNKLEADVVEVIERAKQEFVGTLQMSKNFGFVIPDNAKMYADIFISRGKINGAKDGDKVLAKITDWPDNSKNPFGKIVESLGKPGDHDTEIHSILLEYGLPYEFPSEVEQEAEKLPIEITAKEISKRRDMRTDLTFTIDPITAKDFDDALSFKVLENGNYEIGIHIADVSHYVQPKTILDDEAYDRATSVYLVDRVVPMLPEMLSNGVCSLRPNEEKLTFSAVFEINENANIVDQWFGRTVTYSDKRFAYEEAQVIIETKKNVIPSAVSLSGEEYEVSDDIVQAVLKLDELAKKMRSRRMKSGAISFDKVEVRFNLDEQANPIGVYFKESKDANKLIEEFMLLANKRVAQFIGKGKAGKPTNKTFIYRVHDEPDVEKLAALQNIVSKFGYKIDTQTRESTSESLNKLLKDVHGKGEANMVETLAIRSMSKAEYTTQNIGHYGLAFDYYSHFTSPIRRYPDVMTHRLLQHYLDGGASPKVDPYEERCKHSSKMEELASKAERDSIKYMQVKFMQDHQNEEFEGVVSGVTEWGIYVEILSNKCEGMVRIRDIKDDYYIFDEKQYAVVGQATNAMIQLGDLVTVKVKSTDLERKHLDFELINH from the coding sequence ATGCCTAAAAAAAAGAAAATATATAAGAAAAAGGGAAAAGTAATTAAAGATCTTACGCGTAAGATTTTTAAAGTACTAAATGAAGATGCATCTAAAGGCTTTACCTATAAACAAATAGCAGATCGTTACGGAATAAATAATACTGAAGGTAAAAATCAGATTATAAGAAAGTTAGGAGAATTAGCTGCTAATGCAAAAATTATACAAATAGAAAAAGGAAAGTATAAGATTAATGAAGTTCGAAAATATCACATTGGAACCATGGATTTAACCAGTAATGGAAATGGTTATTTTATATGTGAGGATTTTGAGGAAGATATTTTTGTACCATCAGTAAACTTGAATAAGTCATTACAAAATGATTTGGTACGAGTTTATGTCTACAACAAAAGAAAGTCAAACAAACTTGAGGCTGACGTAGTTGAAGTTATTGAAAGAGCTAAACAGGAGTTTGTAGGAACATTACAAATGAGTAAGAACTTCGGTTTTGTTATTCCTGATAATGCGAAAATGTATGCTGATATTTTTATTTCACGTGGAAAAATTAATGGAGCGAAAGATGGTGATAAAGTGTTAGCAAAGATTACAGATTGGCCAGATAATTCTAAAAATCCATTTGGAAAAATAGTTGAAAGCCTTGGAAAGCCTGGAGATCATGATACAGAAATTCATTCTATTTTATTAGAATATGGTTTACCATATGAATTTCCAAGTGAAGTAGAGCAAGAAGCAGAGAAGTTACCAATAGAAATTACAGCTAAAGAGATTAGTAAACGACGTGATATGAGAACGGATTTGACGTTTACAATTGATCCAATAACAGCAAAGGATTTTGATGATGCATTGTCTTTCAAAGTATTAGAAAACGGTAATTATGAAATAGGAATTCATATTGCAGATGTATCGCATTATGTTCAACCGAAAACAATCTTAGATGATGAAGCTTATGATAGAGCTACATCTGTGTATTTAGTGGATAGAGTGGTTCCTATGTTACCAGAAATGTTATCTAATGGAGTTTGTTCTTTACGTCCGAATGAAGAGAAATTAACATTCTCTGCGGTTTTCGAAATTAATGAAAATGCTAACATTGTTGATCAATGGTTTGGTAGAACTGTGACGTATTCAGACAAAAGATTCGCATATGAGGAAGCTCAAGTTATCATTGAAACTAAAAAGAATGTAATTCCAAGTGCTGTATCATTATCAGGTGAGGAATATGAAGTTTCTGATGATATTGTTCAAGCTGTTTTAAAGTTAGATGAATTAGCCAAAAAGATGCGTTCGCGTAGAATGAAATCTGGTGCTATTTCATTTGATAAAGTGGAAGTGAGATTCAATTTAGATGAACAAGCGAATCCTATTGGAGTTTATTTTAAAGAATCCAAAGATGCTAACAAACTGATTGAAGAATTCATGTTATTAGCTAATAAGAGGGTTGCTCAATTTATTGGAAAAGGTAAAGCTGGAAAGCCAACTAATAAAACATTTATCTATCGTGTACACGACGAACCTGATGTTGAAAAGTTAGCAGCTTTACAAAATATTGTAAGCAAGTTCGGATATAAAATAGACACGCAAACAAGAGAATCAACTTCTGAATCTTTAAACAAGTTGTTGAAAGATGTACATGGTAAAGGTGAGGCGAATATGGTAGAAACACTTGCTATACGTTCTATGAGTAAAGCAGAGTACACTACACAAAATATTGGTCATTACGGTTTAGCTTTTGATTACTATAGTCATTTTACATCACCAATTCGTCGTTATCCAGATGTGATGACGCATCGTTTGTTACAGCATTATTTAGATGGAGGCGCTTCACCAAAGGTTGATCCATATGAAGAACGTTGTAAACATTCATCTAAAATGGAAGAGTTAGCTTCGAAAGCAGAGAGAGATTCTATAAAATATATGCAAGTTAAGTTCATGCAAGATCATCAAAATGAAGAATTTGAAGGTGTTGTTTCCGGAGTTACTGAATGGGGAATTTATGTAGAAATTCTATCCAATAAGTGTGAAGGAATGGTAAGAATTCGTGATATTAAAGATGACTATTATATATTTGACGAAAAGCAATACGCTGTAGTTGGTCAAGCAACAAATGCTATGATTCAGTTAGGAGATTTAGTTACAGTGAAAGTGAAAAGTACTGATTTAGAGCGTAAACATTTAGATTTTGAACTAATTAATCATTAA
- a CDS encoding pseudouridine synthase codes for MTKHRHFIIHKPFGFLSQFINNQTKRKKKMLGELHDFPEGTMAIGRLDVKSEGLLLLTTDGKVSDFITTRGKVEKEYYVQLDGAITMNEIEQLRNGVKIGIKGEKYLTKPCKVTIIDTPNFPDRIMKIRDDRHGPTSWISITLQEGKYRQVRKMTSAVGFPTLRLVRVRIGNVLLNNLESGGVMEVEDLMESVK; via the coding sequence ATGACGAAACATCGACATTTCATAATTCATAAGCCTTTCGGTTTTCTTTCTCAATTTATTAATAATCAAACTAAAAGGAAGAAAAAAATGTTAGGAGAGTTACACGACTTTCCTGAAGGAACAATGGCTATTGGAAGATTAGATGTAAAATCTGAAGGCTTATTATTATTAACTACAGATGGAAAAGTAAGTGACTTTATAACCACTAGAGGTAAAGTTGAAAAAGAATATTACGTTCAATTGGATGGAGCTATTACAATGAACGAAATAGAACAATTACGAAATGGCGTAAAAATTGGAATAAAAGGTGAAAAGTACTTAACTAAACCTTGTAAAGTAACTATAATTGATACACCAAATTTTCCTGATCGAATAATGAAAATTAGAGATGATAGACATGGACCAACATCATGGATATCTATCACATTACAAGAAGGAAAATACCGTCAAGTTAGAAAAATGACTTCAGCAGTTGGTTTCCCAACATTACGATTAGTGCGTGTAAGAATTGGAAATGTATTATTAAATAATTTAGAATCTGGTGGAGTAATGGAAGTTGAAGATTTAATGGAGAGCGTTAAATAA
- a CDS encoding diacylglycerol kinase family protein — translation MDLTWFVIINPTAGNYSPTVLKQIQHHLKNNNITYSYAVTTHEKHEIELVHDSIKNGITNFISVGGDGTLHNIVNGIMTQNFVSTSKIKVGVIPYGTGNDWVKTYNIPKNISEAILIIKQQKTISQDIGYLELENNSTFFNNVAGIGYDGYVVNKLNKLKRLGSVSYLLSGLYGILFYRKTSFLIKINNQTIKTKCLMTLFGICKYSGGGMRLTNYKDSTNGLLDITIAKNLNFKDLILNIKKLYDGTLINHKKVEALVSDEIIVTPETTDQKVYVQADGELIGTGTVKVKIFKNAITFVVKK, via the coding sequence ATGGATTTAACTTGGTTTGTTATTATAAACCCTACCGCTGGAAATTATTCACCTACTGTTTTAAAACAAATTCAACATCATTTAAAAAATAATAACATAACATACTCTTATGCCGTAACAACACATGAGAAACATGAAATAGAATTAGTTCATGATTCTATTAAAAATGGAATTACAAATTTTATTTCTGTTGGTGGTGATGGAACACTTCATAATATTGTTAATGGAATAATGACACAAAATTTTGTTTCAACAAGTAAAATTAAAGTTGGTGTTATTCCTTATGGTACTGGTAATGATTGGGTTAAAACTTATAATATACCTAAAAATATTTCAGAAGCGATTTTAATTATTAAACAACAAAAAACTATTAGTCAAGATATTGGTTATTTAGAGTTAGAAAATAATTCAACCTTTTTCAATAATGTAGCTGGAATTGGTTACGATGGTTATGTTGTTAATAAACTAAATAAGTTAAAACGATTGGGTAGTGTTTCATATTTATTAAGCGGTTTGTATGGTATACTATTTTATAGAAAAACTTCTTTTCTAATAAAAATTAACAACCAAACTATAAAAACAAAATGTTTAATGACACTATTTGGTATTTGTAAATATTCAGGTGGTGGAATGAGATTAACCAATTACAAAGATTCTACAAATGGTTTATTAGACATTACTATAGCTAAAAACCTAAATTTTAAAGATTTAATTTTAAATATCAAAAAATTGTATGACGGTACTCTTATTAATCATAAAAAAGTTGAAGCTCTTGTATCTGACGAAATAATAGTAACACCAGAAACTACAGATCAAAAAGTATACGTACAAGCAGATGGAGAATTAATAGGAACAGGTACTGTAAAAGTGAAAATATTTAAGAATGCTATAACTTTTGTGGTAAAAAAATAG
- a CDS encoding class I SAM-dependent methyltransferase has translation MWNINKIILTHPELLKNSTELYLQTKDHSLTKEEFSLILNKEFDLLITQPLPERLEKYYEFDEYISHTDNNKSLIDKVYQLVRNYTLKKKLKLINSQNTDTKNILDIGCGTGDFLSTCSKNKWKTIGVEPNQKARDISITKNLVVKEKLEEIIEIGEQYDIITLWHVLEHVPNLIEYIDQLTRLLKDNGTLIIAVPNYKSFDAQHYHTNWAAYDVPRHLWHFSKTSIQKLFFAFDINLVETLPMKFDSFYVSLLSEKYKTGKMNPITAFYIGLKSNLKARKTKEYSSHIYLLKKAI, from the coding sequence ATGTGGAACATAAATAAAATTATATTGACACATCCAGAATTACTTAAAAATTCAACCGAATTATATCTCCAAACAAAAGACCATTCTCTAACTAAAGAAGAATTCTCTCTTATCCTTAATAAGGAATTCGATCTTTTAATTACACAACCTTTACCAGAACGTTTAGAAAAATATTATGAATTTGACGAGTACATTTCTCACACAGATAATAACAAATCTCTAATTGATAAAGTATATCAATTAGTCAGAAATTACACATTAAAAAAGAAACTTAAATTAATCAATTCTCAAAATACCGATACCAAAAATATCCTAGACATCGGATGTGGTACTGGGGACTTTTTATCAACCTGTTCAAAAAATAAATGGAAGACCATTGGAGTAGAACCAAATCAAAAAGCTCGTGATATATCAATAACTAAAAACTTAGTTGTAAAAGAAAAATTAGAAGAGATAATTGAAATTGGAGAACAATATGATATCATAACCTTGTGGCATGTGCTTGAACATGTACCTAACTTAATAGAATATATTGACCAATTGACACGTCTACTAAAAGATAATGGTACTCTCATTATTGCAGTTCCAAATTACAAAAGTTTCGACGCACAACATTATCACACGAATTGGGCAGCTTATGATGTTCCACGTCACCTTTGGCATTTTTCTAAAACTAGTATTCAAAAATTATTTTTTGCATTTGACATTAATCTTGTAGAAACTTTACCAATGAAATTTGATTCGTTTTATGTTTCACTTCTTTCTGAAAAATATAAAACAGGAAAAATGAATCCAATTACAGCCTTTTATATTGGTTTAAAATCAAATTTAAAAGCTCGTAAAACTAAAGAGTACTCATCTCACATATATTTACTAAAAAAAGCTATTTAA
- a CDS encoding SPFH domain-containing protein produces MYFLPLIIFLSIIILISAVFIVKQQTAAIIERFGRFQSIRHSGLQFKIPLVDRIAGKLSLKIQQLDVLVETKTLDDVFVRLKVSVQYKVIKDKVYDAFYKLDYPHDQITSYVFDVVRAEVPKMKLDDVFVKKDDIAIAVKSELNDAMIEYGYDIIKTLVTDIDPDSQVKEAMNRINAAEREKIAAQYEGDAQRILIVEKAKAEAESKRLQGQGIADQRREIARGLEESVEVLNKVGINSQEASALIVVTQHYDTLQSIGEETNSNLILLPNSPQAGSNMLNDMVASFAASNQIGEAMKKAKDKKKNDGEA; encoded by the coding sequence ATGTATTTTCTACCATTAATTATTTTCCTATCGATTATAATTTTAATCTCTGCCGTTTTCATTGTAAAACAGCAAACTGCAGCAATTATAGAACGATTTGGTCGCTTTCAAAGTATTCGTCATTCTGGACTACAATTTAAGATTCCATTAGTTGATAGAATTGCGGGAAAATTAAGCTTAAAAATTCAACAGTTAGATGTACTTGTTGAAACAAAAACTTTAGATGATGTATTTGTTCGTTTAAAAGTTTCTGTTCAATATAAAGTAATCAAAGATAAAGTATATGACGCTTTTTATAAATTAGATTATCCACATGATCAGATTACAAGTTATGTATTTGATGTAGTTCGTGCCGAAGTACCTAAAATGAAGTTAGATGATGTATTCGTTAAAAAAGATGACATCGCTATTGCTGTGAAATCTGAATTAAACGACGCCATGATTGAATATGGTTATGACATCATTAAAACGCTTGTAACAGACATTGATCCGGATTCTCAGGTAAAGGAAGCCATGAACAGAATTAACGCTGCAGAACGTGAGAAAATCGCTGCTCAATACGAAGGAGACGCTCAACGTATCTTGATTGTAGAAAAAGCAAAAGCTGAAGCTGAAAGTAAACGTTTACAAGGACAAGGTATCGCTGATCAAAGAAGAGAGATTGCAAGAGGTTTAGAAGAGTCTGTAGAAGTTTTAAATAAAGTTGGTATCAACAGTCAAGAAGCATCTGCATTAATCGTTGTAACGCAGCATTACGATACTTTACAGTCCATCGGTGAAGAAACAAATAGTAATTTAATATTATTACCTAATTCACCACAAGCCGGAAGTAATATGTTAAACGATATGGTTGCTAGTTTCGCGGCAAGTAATCAAATTGGAGAAGCAATGAAAAAGGCAAAAGACAAGAAGAAAAATGATGGTGAAGCATAA
- a CDS encoding GNAT family N-acetyltransferase — translation MEFIVKSFDQLTTSELYAVLQLRSEVFVVEQDCVYQDIDGNDQKAIHVLGYKNNQLIAYTRLFKPADYYEYASIGRVIVKQGERKYGYGHDLIRFSINTVQKEFSTKMIKIGAQTYLRKFYESHGFQKVGEDYIEDGIPHIYMIREYFI, via the coding sequence ATGGAATTTATAGTTAAATCTTTTGATCAACTAACTACTTCAGAATTGTATGCAGTTTTGCAATTACGTTCTGAAGTGTTTGTTGTTGAGCAAGATTGTGTATATCAAGATATTGATGGTAATGATCAAAAGGCAATTCATGTTTTAGGTTATAAAAACAATCAGTTAATTGCGTATACACGTTTATTTAAACCTGCTGATTATTATGAATATGCTAGTATTGGTAGAGTAATCGTAAAACAAGGAGAACGAAAATATGGTTACGGTCATGATTTGATCCGTTTTTCAATTAATACGGTTCAAAAAGAGTTTTCAACAAAAATGATTAAGATTGGTGCACAAACCTATTTAAGAAAGTTCTACGAATCACATGGTTTTCAAAAAGTTGGTGAAGATTATATTGAGGACGGAATTCCTCATATATATATGATTAGAGAGTATTTTATTTAA
- the rpiB gene encoding ribose 5-phosphate isomerase B, with amino-acid sequence MTIAIGNDHAGTEYKFEIIKLLEELGHEVLNFGTDDSNSMDYPDTIHPTADAVESGKASLGIILCGSGNGAQMTANKHQGIRAALCWNNELVALSRQHNNANILTIPARFVSVQQALGFVKIFLSTEFEGGRHQNRVSKIACS; translated from the coding sequence ATGACAATAGCGATAGGAAATGACCACGCTGGAACAGAATACAAGTTCGAAATCATTAAACTTTTAGAGGAATTAGGTCATGAAGTTCTAAATTTTGGAACGGATGATTCTAATAGTATGGATTATCCTGATACCATTCACCCAACAGCTGATGCAGTAGAATCAGGAAAAGCTTCTTTAGGAATTATTTTATGTGGAAGTGGTAATGGTGCTCAAATGACTGCTAATAAACATCAAGGTATTAGAGCTGCTTTATGTTGGAATAATGAGTTGGTTGCTTTATCAAGACAACATAATAACGCTAATATATTAACGATTCCTGCTCGTTTTGTTTCTGTACAACAAGCATTAGGTTTTGTAAAGATTTTCCTTTCGACTGAATTTGAAGGAGGTCGTCACCAAAATAGAGTTTCTAAAATTGCTTGTTCATAA
- a CDS encoding DoxX family protein — protein sequence MELIQKNATEILLLLFLIVTFLQSGVDKVTDWKGNLAFIKDHFKNSPLKNMVSPLLAVILILELMAGALMFVGVFQLATTGETNLALLGVELSALCLVFLLVGQRLAKDYAGAMTLAVYFMISIFGVYLLNR from the coding sequence ATGGAACTTATACAAAAGAATGCAACTGAAATTTTATTATTACTTTTTTTGATTGTAACATTTTTACAATCGGGTGTTGATAAGGTTACAGATTGGAAAGGTAACTTAGCCTTCATAAAAGATCATTTTAAGAATTCACCATTAAAAAATATGGTATCACCATTATTGGCTGTTATTCTAATTTTAGAATTAATGGCTGGTGCTTTAATGTTTGTTGGAGTATTTCAATTAGCTACAACCGGAGAAACTAATTTAGCTTTATTAGGAGTTGAGTTGTCAGCTTTATGTCTGGTATTTTTATTAGTGGGTCAACGTTTGGCAAAAGATTATGCAGGAGCGATGACGTTAGCAGTTTACTTTATGATTTCTATTTTTGGAGTATATTTATTAAATAGATAA
- a CDS encoding head GIN domain-containing protein, with protein MKHFLYIPILLCTLICNAQTTITKSLKDFEVLKVYNGIDIELVQSEKQELIITGEKAEKVKVKESGKTLKIMMRFPETTADGKVKAVLYFNKDISTIDANEGVTLTCKNLDQGHVEVKAQEGAFVNMVVNTKHLTVKGSSGGVIKLTGKTKNETVKLDLGATYHGYKLETENQTNVKAGSGSKAEILAGESLEAKVTFGGTILYKGEPEFFSEKKVIGGTVEQRN; from the coding sequence ATGAAACATTTTTTATACATACCAATACTTTTATGTACACTGATATGTAATGCACAAACTACTATTACAAAGAGTCTAAAAGACTTTGAAGTTTTAAAGGTTTATAACGGCATAGACATAGAATTAGTACAATCTGAAAAACAAGAACTTATAATTACTGGAGAAAAAGCGGAAAAGGTTAAAGTGAAAGAGAGTGGTAAAACACTAAAAATTATGATGCGTTTTCCTGAGACCACTGCAGATGGTAAAGTTAAGGCTGTACTTTATTTTAATAAAGACATTTCAACAATTGATGCTAATGAAGGTGTAACACTAACCTGTAAGAACTTGGATCAAGGTCATGTTGAAGTAAAAGCCCAAGAAGGAGCATTTGTTAACATGGTTGTAAACACAAAACATTTAACAGTAAAAGGTTCTTCAGGTGGAGTAATAAAGCTTACTGGAAAAACAAAGAATGAAACTGTTAAACTTGATTTAGGTGCTACATATCACGGTTATAAACTAGAAACAGAGAATCAAACTAATGTAAAAGCAGGCTCAGGTTCAAAAGCTGAGATTCTAGCTGGAGAAAGCTTAGAAGCTAAGGTAACATTTGGCGGAACAATTCTATATAAAGGAGAGCCAGAATTTTTTAGTGAAAAAAAGGTAATTGGTGGTACAGTTGAACAACGAAACTAA
- the mnmG gene encoding tRNA uridine-5-carboxymethylaminomethyl(34) synthesis enzyme MnmG has protein sequence MSLFTTTYDVIVVGGGHAGSEAAAASANMGARTLLITMNLQNIAQMSCNPAMGGIAKGQIVREIDALGGYSAIVTDKTAIQFKMLNKSKGPAMWSPRAQSDRMQFAECWRTLLEQTDNLDFYQDSVNGLIFEGDTITGVKTNLGLEIKAKTVIVTAGTFLNGLIHIGEKTFGGGRAGEGASTGITEDLVEKGFESGRMKTGTPPRVDGRSLDYSKMTEQPGDENPEKFSYLPTTKSLTEQRSCYLTYTNQTTHDLLREGFDRSPMFNGRIKSTGPRYCPSVEDKINRFAEKDRHQIFVEPEGWNTVEIYVNGFSTSLPEDIQDKAIRSIPGFENVKFFRYGYAIEYDYFPPTQLKHSLETKLINNLFFAGQINGTTGYEEAAAQGLMAGVNAALKTQNKEPFILKRSEAYIGVLIDDLITKGTEEPYRMFTSRAEYRTLLRQDNADLRLTPKSYKLGLASKERMDRVEAKKEKTELLINYLKNLSVTKEDINPILINKNLSPINQSMKLYKIAARPQLAFNDFLSIEKLNDFIYTNNIDQEIIEQVEIHLKYSGYIEKEKSNADKLNRLENVPIPSNFDYTKVKSLSYEAREKLTKIKPTSISQASRISGVSPSDVSVLLVYMGR, from the coding sequence ATGAGTTTATTCACAACAACGTATGATGTTATCGTAGTAGGAGGAGGACATGCTGGAAGTGAAGCCGCAGCTGCGAGTGCAAACATGGGAGCACGAACATTATTAATAACAATGAACTTGCAGAATATTGCACAAATGAGTTGTAACCCTGCTATGGGAGGAATTGCTAAAGGTCAAATTGTTAGAGAAATTGATGCATTAGGAGGATATAGTGCAATAGTTACAGACAAGACTGCTATCCAATTTAAGATGCTCAATAAATCAAAAGGACCTGCAATGTGGAGTCCAAGAGCACAATCTGATCGCATGCAGTTCGCAGAATGTTGGAGAACATTATTAGAACAAACAGATAATCTTGATTTCTATCAAGACTCTGTTAATGGATTAATTTTTGAAGGCGATACTATCACAGGTGTTAAAACCAATCTAGGTTTAGAAATAAAAGCTAAGACAGTAATTGTTACAGCAGGAACATTTTTAAATGGTTTAATTCATATTGGTGAAAAAACTTTTGGTGGAGGAAGAGCAGGAGAAGGAGCATCAACTGGAATTACAGAAGACTTAGTAGAAAAAGGTTTTGAATCTGGTAGAATGAAAACAGGAACACCTCCAAGAGTTGATGGAAGATCACTAGATTATTCTAAAATGACCGAGCAACCTGGTGATGAAAATCCAGAAAAATTCTCTTACTTACCAACAACCAAATCTCTTACAGAACAACGTTCTTGCTACTTAACTTATACAAATCAAACAACACATGATTTACTAAGAGAAGGGTTTGATAGATCTCCAATGTTCAACGGAAGAATCAAATCAACAGGACCAAGATATTGTCCATCTGTAGAAGATAAGATTAATCGTTTCGCAGAAAAAGATAGACATCAAATCTTTGTTGAACCTGAAGGATGGAACACAGTTGAAATTTACGTAAATGGATTTTCAACATCATTACCTGAAGATATTCAAGACAAAGCAATTCGTTCGATACCTGGATTCGAAAACGTGAAATTCTTCAGATATGGATATGCTATCGAGTATGATTATTTTCCACCAACACAGTTAAAACATTCCTTAGAAACCAAGTTAATTAATAATTTATTCTTCGCTGGACAAATTAATGGAACAACAGGTTATGAAGAAGCAGCTGCACAAGGTTTAATGGCCGGTGTAAATGCAGCTTTAAAAACTCAAAATAAAGAACCGTTTATCCTAAAAAGAAGTGAAGCTTATATCGGAGTTTTAATTGACGACTTAATCACAAAAGGGACTGAAGAACCATATCGTATGTTTACTTCAAGAGCCGAATATAGAACTTTATTAAGACAGGATAACGCTGACTTAAGATTAACTCCAAAGTCATATAAATTAGGTTTAGCTTCAAAAGAACGCATGGACAGGGTAGAAGCTAAAAAAGAAAAAACAGAATTATTAATTAATTATTTAAAGAATCTTAGCGTTACTAAAGAGGACATAAATCCAATCTTAATTAATAAAAATCTTTCACCGATTAATCAATCGATGAAGTTATACAAGATTGCAGCAAGACCTCAATTAGCTTTTAATGATTTCTTATCTATAGAAAAACTAAACGACTTTATTTATACTAATAACATCGATCAAGAAATAATAGAGCAGGTTGAAATTCATCTAAAATATTCTGGATACATAGAAAAGGAGAAGAGCAACGCTGATAAATTAAATAGATTAGAAAACGTTCCAATTCCTTCGAACTTTGATTACACCAAAGTAAAATCACTTTCATACGAAGCGAGGGAAAAACTCACTAAAATAAAACCGACTAGCATTTCGCAAGCAAGTCGAATCAGCGGAGTTTCACCCAGTGATGTTTCCGTTCTTCTCGTATACATGGGGAGATAA